DNA from Longimicrobiaceae bacterium:
CCCGCACTTTCGCACTCCCGACCATGCACATCCTCCTCACCGACGTTCTCCGCTGCCCGCGGTGCGGGCCGGAGTTCGGGCTGGTCCTCCTCGCGGACGGCGTGGAGGACCGGCGCGTTTCCGGGGGACGGCTCGGGTGCGCCAACTGCCGGGAGGCGTACCCCATCCGCGGGGGGGAGACGGACCTGCGCGTTCCCGGCGGCGAGCGGCTCCCGGAGGCGGAGGGCGCGCGGGGCGGGGAGGAGGAGGCGGTGCGCCTGGCGGCGCTGCTGGGGCTCACGGAGGCGTGGGGCTCCGTGCTCCTGGTGGGGGCCGGAGCGGATCTTGCGGACTCCCTGGCCGCGCTGGTTCCCGGGGTGGAAGTGGTGCGGGCGGTGGGGCGGCCGGAGGAGGGCGGGGCA
Protein-coding regions in this window:
- a CDS encoding Trm112 family protein, giving the protein MHILLTDVLRCPRCGPEFGLVLLADGVEDRRVSGGRLGCANCREAYPIRGGETDLRVPGGERLPEAEGARGGEEEAVRLAALLGLTEAWGSVLLVGAGADLADSLAALVPGVEVVRAVGRPEEGGA